From one Paenibacillus sp. FSL K6-1330 genomic stretch:
- a CDS encoding methyl-accepting chemotaxis protein: MNNVTEEQTQHELISAFVKVAPLLKSLTNDDITIGIYDTEKLIINIPGKTFSLNVSPGDPLVEGDIVTNAIRNNTALSAVVPKELFGFPLAARAIPLHDHQGRVIGGVGMGTSLEKANALFEMAESFSAIVEQTTASIGDISQSIAHLTERVTDVTNQMTDVSSSAQQIGKISSVVKEISDQSNMLGLNASIEAARAGEVGRGFSVVADEIRKLATSSKENVDQINGITKNIQEFLQRLNHAFSDIHTLTDTQSRAIQEFSTTIHEISIKAEELAQVAEESLHAKENKQ; the protein is encoded by the coding sequence ATGAATAATGTGACTGAAGAGCAAACACAGCATGAGCTGATTAGTGCCTTTGTAAAGGTAGCTCCATTGCTGAAAAGTCTAACGAATGATGATATCACGATTGGCATTTATGATACGGAGAAACTTATCATTAATATTCCGGGCAAAACCTTCTCGCTGAATGTGAGCCCGGGGGACCCGCTTGTTGAGGGCGATATTGTCACCAATGCGATTCGGAATAATACAGCTTTATCGGCTGTCGTTCCGAAAGAGCTGTTTGGATTTCCGCTGGCTGCGCGCGCGATCCCACTGCACGATCATCAGGGTAGGGTTATCGGCGGCGTAGGCATGGGGACAAGTCTCGAAAAAGCGAATGCGCTGTTTGAGATGGCCGAGAGTTTTTCGGCAATTGTCGAACAGACCACCGCATCCATTGGAGATATCAGTCAATCGATTGCTCACCTAACCGAACGTGTGACCGACGTAACGAACCAAATGACGGACGTCAGCTCCAGTGCGCAGCAGATTGGGAAGATTTCCAGCGTTGTTAAGGAGATTTCGGATCAGAGCAACATGTTAGGCCTTAATGCTTCTATCGAAGCGGCGAGAGCGGGGGAAGTCGGAAGGGGCTTCTCGGTTGTTGCCGATGAGATTCGGAAGCTGGCGACAAGCTCCAAAGAGAATGTGGACCAGATTAATGGTATCACGAAGAATATTCAGGAATTTTTGCAGCGGTTGAATCATGCTTTTTCCGATATCCACACCCTAACCGATACCCAGTCAAGGGCGATTCAGGAATTCTCTACAACGATCCATGAGATTAGTATCAAAGCTGAGGAGCTAGCGCAGGTTGCTGAAGAAAGCCTACATGCAAAAGAAAACAAGCAATAG
- a CDS encoding aldehyde dehydrogenase family protein, which produces MDYSKLGKQFIAGEWRDGKSGKTLPDINPYNDEVITAFQIANVADIDDAYQAANQAKLEWDKVNAYQKRDILENAVKYIESHEEDISSIIVQELGGTRLKAAFEIGLVKNMIKEAATFPLRMEGKILPSTEDGKENRLYRIPAGVVGVISPFNFPFFLSMKSVAPALGAGNGVVLKPHEDSPITGGTLIGKIFEEAGVPKGLLNVVVTDIKEIGDAFVEHPIPRIISFTGSTKVGSHIGQLAVKHFKKPLLELGGNSAFIILEDADIDYAVQAATFSRFTHQGQICMSANRILVQKSIYQEFVDKYKEKVSTLTTGDPSDPQTIIGPVINHRQAETLQKLIEKGIEQGAVPLVRGNITGRMVEPTVLVNVKPDMEVAQEELFGPVVCIIPFETEEEGIAIANDTRFGLSGAIHTSNLERGVEMAKKVHTGMIHVNDVTINDEPIVAFGGEKQSGLGRLNGQWSLDEFTTMKWISVHYGQRKFPY; this is translated from the coding sequence ATGGATTACTCGAAATTAGGAAAACAATTCATAGCCGGGGAATGGCGAGACGGTAAGAGCGGTAAAACGCTGCCTGACATCAATCCATACAATGATGAGGTCATTACTGCTTTTCAAATCGCAAACGTTGCAGACATTGATGACGCATATCAGGCTGCCAATCAAGCTAAGCTGGAATGGGACAAGGTTAATGCTTACCAGAAACGAGACATTCTTGAAAATGCCGTTAAATATATTGAATCGCATGAGGAAGACATTTCCTCCATTATTGTTCAAGAGCTGGGCGGAACACGTCTGAAGGCGGCGTTCGAGATCGGTCTTGTGAAGAATATGATTAAGGAAGCGGCTACGTTCCCCCTTAGAATGGAGGGAAAGATTTTACCTTCCACAGAGGATGGCAAGGAGAACCGCCTGTATCGGATCCCGGCTGGCGTGGTTGGGGTTATCAGTCCATTTAACTTTCCTTTCTTCTTGTCCATGAAGTCTGTCGCCCCAGCATTGGGTGCTGGCAATGGCGTCGTGCTGAAGCCACATGAGGATTCGCCGATTACGGGCGGAACCCTGATCGGGAAGATTTTCGAAGAAGCGGGCGTACCGAAGGGTTTGTTGAATGTTGTGGTGACAGATATTAAGGAAATTGGCGATGCGTTCGTTGAGCATCCGATTCCGAGAATCATTTCTTTCACAGGTTCGACTAAGGTCGGAAGCCATATTGGTCAACTGGCCGTCAAGCACTTCAAGAAGCCGCTGCTTGAGCTCGGCGGGAACAGCGCGTTCATTATCCTGGAAGATGCTGATATCGATTACGCGGTACAAGCGGCGACATTCAGCAGATTCACACATCAAGGCCAGATCTGTATGTCGGCCAACCGGATTCTTGTACAGAAGTCGATCTATCAGGAGTTTGTAGATAAATACAAAGAGAAGGTTTCTACCCTGACAACAGGTGATCCGAGCGATCCACAGACCATTATCGGACCCGTCATCAACCATCGGCAGGCAGAGACACTGCAGAAGCTGATTGAGAAGGGCATTGAGCAAGGTGCAGTTCCATTGGTGCGAGGGAATATCACCGGCAGAATGGTGGAGCCTACCGTCCTTGTCAATGTCAAACCGGATATGGAGGTAGCACAAGAGGAGTTGTTCGGCCCGGTTGTGTGCATCATCCCATTCGAAACGGAAGAGGAAGGCATTGCCATTGCCAACGATACACGTTTTGGCCTTAGCGGGGCTATTCACACCTCCAATCTTGAACGTGGTGTAGAAATGGCGAAGAAGGTCCATACAGGCATGATCCATGTGAATGATGTAACAATTAACGACGAACCCATTGTAGCATTTGGCGGAGAGAAGCAGTCGGGGTTGGGGCGTCTGAATGGGCAATGGAGCCTGGATGAATTTACGACCATGAAGTGGATATCGGTTCATTACGGGCAAAGGAAATTCCCGTATTAA
- a CDS encoding spore germination protein translates to MSFSTWAGSNQPNDSDNLSANPNGKNSEDMDISVNLEETISEIKQVLGDSDDFIVFGFHVFGQHPAVLLYFSDMTDHAVINNTILKPLKYGPRHIDVNNLPHDALMQTIMKDTLYHSEGYSERKISVLTDNLLRGQSVVAIEGLDEAIIIDTRQITQRAIEQPATEQVIRGAREGFIESLGTNISLLRYRLQTPDFRVKSMEIGTKTKSKVAMCYMDGITNPGIIKEVQKRLDAIEIDAVLDSGYLEQFIEDNHWSPFPQIQYTERPDKVVANLLEGRVAILVDGSPLALIAPTVFSQFYQTVEDYTERFVLMSAIRLSRLVALVFSLVFPSLYVAIISFNPELIPTEFAVAVAGGRAGVPFPAMIEVLVIEISMEVLREATIRLPQQVGGALSIVGVLVIGQAAVAAGFASPITVVIIALTTIGSFATPAYNAALALRLLRFPLIILAGIFGLYGVMVGIILITNHLLSLKSFGVPYISPFVPGNFQGMRDLLTRGPLWKMKNRPSFLHPISKTRMGDHMKEQVDHSSSHIMDPVHPNDEKGR, encoded by the coding sequence ATGTCATTTTCCACATGGGCGGGTTCGAACCAACCCAACGATAGCGATAATCTTTCTGCCAATCCGAATGGGAAGAACTCAGAGGATATGGACATATCGGTGAATCTGGAAGAAACCATATCCGAAATCAAACAGGTTCTGGGAGATAGTGACGATTTTATTGTATTTGGCTTCCATGTGTTCGGGCAGCATCCGGCTGTATTGTTGTATTTCTCCGATATGACGGATCATGCCGTCATCAATAACACGATATTGAAGCCCCTCAAATATGGGCCGCGCCATATCGATGTAAATAATCTCCCGCATGATGCGTTAATGCAAACCATCATGAAAGATACGCTTTATCATAGCGAGGGGTATTCGGAAAGGAAAATCTCCGTTCTGACCGACAACCTGCTAAGGGGGCAATCCGTCGTTGCCATTGAAGGGCTGGACGAGGCGATTATCATTGACACACGTCAGATCACGCAGCGCGCTATTGAGCAGCCGGCGACGGAGCAGGTAATCCGCGGAGCCAGAGAGGGATTTATAGAGTCCCTGGGGACCAATATCTCTCTACTCCGCTACCGGCTGCAAACCCCAGATTTTCGCGTGAAATCCATGGAGATCGGAACGAAAACCAAATCCAAAGTTGCCATGTGTTACATGGACGGCATAACCAATCCCGGAATCATCAAAGAAGTACAAAAGCGGCTGGATGCCATTGAAATCGACGCCGTTCTGGATTCAGGTTATTTGGAGCAATTCATCGAAGACAACCATTGGTCTCCCTTTCCGCAAATCCAGTATACCGAGCGACCTGACAAAGTCGTGGCGAATCTGCTGGAAGGAAGAGTCGCCATCTTGGTCGATGGCTCCCCTCTGGCCTTGATCGCGCCTACCGTGTTTAGCCAGTTCTATCAGACCGTTGAAGATTATACCGAACGCTTCGTTCTGATGAGTGCGATCCGACTATCCCGTCTGGTTGCTCTAGTATTTTCATTGGTCTTTCCCTCGCTGTATGTGGCGATTATTTCGTTCAATCCTGAGCTGATCCCCACAGAATTTGCGGTCGCCGTTGCCGGCGGGCGTGCAGGCGTACCTTTCCCTGCCATGATCGAAGTGCTTGTCATTGAAATCTCAATGGAGGTTTTAAGGGAAGCTACCATACGATTGCCGCAACAGGTAGGCGGCGCTTTATCTATTGTCGGCGTGCTGGTCATCGGCCAGGCTGCGGTAGCAGCCGGGTTCGCGAGCCCGATAACCGTCGTTATTATCGCTTTAACGACCATTGGCTCTTTTGCAACGCCGGCCTACAATGCGGCTCTGGCTCTTCGCCTGCTTCGTTTTCCGCTGATCATCTTAGCCGGTATCTTCGGTCTATATGGCGTCATGGTCGGAATCATTTTGATTACCAATCATTTATTGTCACTTAAATCGTTCGGGGTCCCATACATAAGCCCATTTGTGCCTGGCAACTTCCAAGGCATGCGGGATCTCCTGACCCGTGGGCCGTTGTGGAAGATGAAGAATCGGCCTTCCTTCCTCCATCCGATTAGCAAGACAAGAATGGGTGATCACATGAAGGAACAGGTGGATCATTCTTCATCCCATATTATGGATCCCGTCCATCCTAACGACGAGAAAGGGCGTTAA
- a CDS encoding endospore germination permease, translated as MNEQRQITVTQAAAVTISTIVGVSVLALPLAAVKAADAGAPLVTFLGMLLAFVGLFFMTRLGMRFPNDSYIEYSEIIIGKWLGRIGGLLSIAFFAVLSSLVAREFGEVVVTAVLKNTPLEVTVLVMLLLAAFSSRRNIMTFAYIHLFYSPFILIPALLIVALSLKNAEIVNVLPVMGNEIRGIPAGIITLSTMFQGYFIMMMVIPAMCKPERAMRSSIWAMLITGVLYILIVSATVSVFGAEETKKLLWPTLELAKATSLPANVLERLDAVFLAVWVTAVFTSLFSCYYFTIYSISKLFRLADHGMLSFFILPFLFVLAMLPQSLIHLNEVNSVISKFGLLITIVYPGVLLIIAKLRKKRGKSK; from the coding sequence ATGAATGAACAGCGCCAAATCACTGTCACGCAGGCTGCTGCCGTTACAATCAGCACCATAGTTGGAGTAAGCGTTCTTGCACTTCCCTTGGCTGCGGTGAAGGCCGCAGATGCAGGAGCTCCGTTAGTCACTTTTTTGGGAATGCTGCTTGCATTTGTCGGACTTTTTTTCATGACCCGGCTTGGCATGCGGTTCCCGAATGACTCTTACATCGAGTATAGCGAGATCATCATCGGCAAATGGCTCGGAAGAATCGGAGGCCTTCTATCCATTGCATTCTTTGCCGTTTTAAGCTCTCTTGTTGCAAGGGAGTTCGGTGAGGTTGTTGTCACAGCCGTTTTGAAAAATACGCCATTGGAGGTGACTGTACTGGTCATGCTGCTCCTGGCTGCTTTTTCTTCACGCCGAAATATTATGACCTTTGCTTACATTCATTTATTTTACAGCCCCTTTATCCTAATTCCTGCGCTCTTGATCGTCGCCCTGTCGTTAAAAAACGCGGAAATCGTCAATGTTCTTCCTGTGATGGGGAATGAAATTCGAGGAATACCGGCAGGCATTATTACATTGTCCACCATGTTCCAAGGATACTTTATTATGATGATGGTCATCCCTGCCATGTGCAAACCGGAAAGAGCGATGCGCTCCAGCATATGGGCGATGCTGATCACCGGGGTGCTGTATATATTAATTGTCTCGGCAACGGTTAGCGTGTTTGGGGCAGAGGAAACGAAGAAGCTATTGTGGCCGACACTGGAGCTGGCAAAAGCAACTTCATTACCTGCCAATGTACTGGAACGTTTGGATGCGGTCTTCCTTGCTGTCTGGGTAACAGCTGTATTTACATCCTTGTTCTCTTGTTACTACTTTACGATTTACTCGATAAGCAAGTTATTCCGGTTAGCTGATCATGGGATGCTGTCCTTCTTCATCCTTCCGTTTCTGTTCGTCTTGGCCATGCTGCCCCAAAGCTTGATTCATTTGAATGAAGTGAACAGCGTGATATCCAAATTCGGACTGCTGATTACGATCGTTTATCCCGGAGTACTGCTTATCATCGCCAAACTGCGCAAAAAAAGAGGGAAATCCAAATGA
- the ric gene encoding iron-sulfur cluster repair di-iron protein: MSSFTLQSQVSDIVTSIPQTADLFRSLRIDFCCGGQVPLEEAAKQRNLEPAAVLEQVRSVESKFADYQESRPASLKESELIEYIQQKHHAFLRDELPALTPYVTKLARVHGEHHPELLRVQELFSDLKKELLDHTKDEDEHVFPLILKFVAEPNHQAAAELKPHVSELEHEHAQAGKLLQELREVTADFELPSDACGTYRLVYQRLAMLEKDTFEHIHLENNILFERIRQAV, translated from the coding sequence ATGAGTTCATTCACGCTTCAGAGTCAGGTATCCGATATCGTTACATCCATTCCGCAAACCGCGGATTTATTCCGATCACTTCGCATTGATTTTTGTTGTGGAGGGCAGGTGCCTTTGGAAGAGGCGGCTAAACAGCGCAATTTGGAACCCGCCGCCGTTTTGGAGCAGGTTCGGTCCGTGGAGAGCAAGTTTGCAGATTATCAAGAAAGCCGTCCGGCTTCACTGAAGGAATCCGAACTGATTGAATACATCCAGCAGAAACATCATGCCTTCTTGCGGGATGAATTACCTGCTTTAACGCCGTATGTGACGAAATTAGCCCGCGTTCATGGGGAGCATCATCCCGAACTTCTTCGGGTGCAGGAGCTTTTCTCCGATCTGAAAAAAGAACTGCTGGATCATACGAAGGATGAAGACGAGCATGTATTTCCGCTCATTTTGAAATTTGTTGCAGAGCCTAACCACCAGGCTGCAGCGGAGCTTAAGCCGCATGTGTCTGAACTGGAACATGAACATGCTCAAGCAGGCAAACTGCTACAGGAGCTCCGGGAAGTAACCGCTGATTTCGAACTTCCGTCGGATGCCTGCGGTACGTATCGGTTGGTCTATCAACGGTTGGCGATGCTTGAAAAGGACACCTTCGAGCATATCCATCTGGAAAACAACATCTTGTTCGAACGGATTCGTCAAGCGGTATAA